A region of the Anolis sagrei isolate rAnoSag1 chromosome 4, rAnoSag1.mat, whole genome shotgun sequence genome:
ATTTCATATGAATCAGTGTCTTCAGTAGaattggctcttaatgagacatgctgcattatcaggGGGTGTCTGCGccgtacaccactggagaaattacactgtttagccggtattgcatcacctgacatctgccgggaagtagcaaccaatagtgaaaggaccaaggcagtgacatctccagctcatcccctgtttgggtatcagccagcacatcaatgacttaaatcaagaaataactttctaagatctacagagacactcgctggaacaccccagcaagtgagagtccaaaagtggcaggcccaaacccagaacctcaatcaatttctgataccaaatgagagattcccccctgggcacacagaaaactgggcaacttgtggaaggcactgaacagactgcgctctggtaccacgagatgcagagccaatcttaagaaatggggctacaaagtggaatccacgacatgcgagtgtggaaaagagcgaACTACAGGCCATCTGCTGCAATgcgacctgagccctgctacatgcacaatggagaacttttttatagtaacaccagaggcactccaagtgaccagctactggtcaaaggacatttaatcaactaccaagcttgcaaactttgtgttttatttgtttgtttgttaaaaatgcaatactactgtttggtttgctcctgatacgataaataaaaatagtgtCTTCAATTGCATGTGTCCCATATTTCAAGATCTCAAACCACGTGAAAATACCATTGACTTCTTAATTATTTTACAGAAAAAATCAAGCTGATGTTGGAGGAACTCTGGATGTGTATCAGTGGCTCCACAGGAAAAGATCAAATCAGTGAAGATGATTGCATTCTAGGTGAGTCCAAGCATTGCAGTTCTAGAGCTCATtagaaatttaattaaaaaaaaaaagctgttgcCATTTTCAAGACCAGTAAATTTTgaaagtctttttttttcttttctgcaatAGGTGGTTCGCATAATCATTCAAGAACTCTTGGAAGAACAAGTACGTACTTTTTTTGGATAACATTGAAGCCAGCCTTTCAAATCTGCAGTGTTAGTGTGGGAGTAACAGAATATGCATATAAGCCTTTTATGAAAAGCACGTCACATCTGCTTGAGAGGGACAGTAATATTTTGTCTCTAAACTGTTGGAAATCTTAATTTAACACggcctcttcttttcttttgggACCTCATAAGGAATAGTTGAGATCCTGGTTCCATTTAGATATATTGTTCTCTAAATTTGTCTCTGGCTTTCAGAATCTCTCCCCTATTCTTTTCATCTCGGAAAAAGTTAACAGTCAAATGGACGATCTTTTACAACTTTGAATGTGGGATTTCTTGATATTTAGAGATTTGGTGCTGGGACAAGGAAATTACTTACAAGTGAGTAATAATGTGACACTTCCAGCTCCTACCAGTGAGAGAATGAGAAGGAGTGAGAGGCTTGCTCCTGATCACTCTCAGGAAAGAATTGGATTTTGGCAGTCCCTGTTATCTAATAAAACTCCCCAATGTAGGATAAATGATTTTCTTAGCTTAAACCTCCAGAAATAGGGGGTGGAAGCATTATTCTTATTGAAAACACAGTGAAATCTTCCTTTTTTTATAGAAATGATGCCGAATTCCCAAAAAATGAAAAAACCTCAAGGAGAAATGAAATCTGGTGGTTCTTTCTCTGAACCCTGTGCAGTGGAAACAACAATGTCTTCATTGCATATAAAATCGGATAAGAAATCTACTAAATACAACGAGTCAGTACAAACTAAGACCATGGAAACTACTGAAATTTGCAACGGCACTTTGTGTGAAGACATATCTCTAGAAGACATTTCTCTGACAGATTTATCGACAACTTATATGAATCTTCTCAGCAAAAACTCAGAAGAACATGATGAAATTCTACGAGATATGTTGAAGTGGGTTACGCCCCTTCCTCCTGTATTGTCTCCCATACAGCTTTCACCTTCCACTACTCcagtaagtagtagtagtagtaataataataataataataataataataataaatatttatttatatcctgcttttctccctcacgggacccaaagcaatttacaatatattaaaatcatgtaaacaacagtCTATATACATCAATAATAAGTCTAAAACATCACAAAATAAGCTCTTTAAAACAACAGTAGTATACATTTACATTCTTGTGACATCATGTCAGATTATATTTCACTTTGTAGTGATAATAATGAATTGGCTTTggttgatagatagatattagggcAGTCATTTTCAAATAGACTGCTGCAACTTGGAAACAGATGTAAGTTGCAGATGAGatgaaaattaatttgttttccaTGGTAAGATTGGTTTACGGTTGTTGTTGGTAAACAAGCATTGCAGTATTTTATAGCATTTCAGAAAATGAAAGACAACTGTTATCCTTAGCTGATAAAATGTATATCCCTGGGCAGTGGTGCCAATGCCACACTATCTTTGTCAATCCAGAAAATCTATTGTCTGCCACTGGGCTTAGAGATTTAGGGATTTGTTTTTATCTAAAATACTCTGCACATTTTTGATCTGTTAGAATGATTTTAGATATATGTAAGCCTATGCATTTGGGGAGAAAAGGGAGATGAAGAAGGGAAATTATTTCCTATATATACTAGAACTGATCAGATAAGCTATTTTGTATGTACAATGAACACACACAAGGGATTTTGACTTGTTTGAACATCATCTAACTCCTGCCTTATCAGAAGATGCCCCTAAAtatcccctgcctttctttgggGTTATCAGGAAACCTGTTGGTTCCGAATGTAACCTAATAGTGAGAGACATCACACTTGTTGAAATATGTGCATTTACAGACagtccccatgttacaaacaagataagttctgtaggttttttcttaagttgaatctgtatgtaagtcaggacaggtacattttgtaagtgtaatTCCAACAAAAAGTGTGTTTTTTCTAggtttgggtagcatagggaaaggttaacacccctgtaacatttgttttactgctctgtgcccctgttcactttctgtccctgtgacattTAGATTTTAGAaattttggtttgttgtggaaacaaggattggtgataaaactgcAGTGGAGACACTATTTTCCCATGTTCACTCTTCcatgagtgaattttccttcatAGGAAGGAGTAGTTTTCCTTTCCTGTTATCTCATCCCCGCTTgtttctaggagttgtatgtaaatcgcatgtttgtaactcaagaacTGCCTGCACTCCCAGTTGGGAACATAATTCAAAATTTCACTGTTGATTTTTCAACTGTCAGTGACTTGTGCCAAATCTTTTTGGCTTTCTGCATGAGCTTTCTCTTTATACTCAACATGTCCTCAGAAGGATTTTGCTCCAATGTGTGATGTTAAAGATGGTAGtactatgtgattttaatatatatattttaattttgataCGTTTTTAgcagatgttttaatgtatatgtttttatttgcgggatatgtattgtatgtaatgtatgacatcgaattgtgcctcaatgtgcgctgctctgagtccccttcagggtcgtgaagggcgggatataaatatctatataaataaaaatataatgttggatgtcttaaacctacacctgttgataaactctacaagctagctggcattgcccctcctgatgtgcgacgggaagttgctgctaaatgtgagagaaataaggttgaacactgtgaaagccatccactgtatggctaccagcctcttcccagtagactcaaatcaaggaaaagctttatgagaactaccactcctcttggcgtcccccaagcaacagcaagggtatccctctgggcagctagaccaggaaatcccaactggatggccccccacgagggtcttcctccgggggcaaaccaagaatgggcaacttggaagtctctgaacagactcagaagtggagagggcagatcaaaagacaacctggcaaaatggcactacctaaaagaatcccacaccttgtgtgactgtggagcagaacagacaactccacatctgtatgcttgtccactatgccctgcctcgtgtacagaggaagaactgttggatgttacagacaatgccattgctgttgcccgtttttggtcaaaagatatttagccaccttctatttttattggttttatactaatttatgcaatgcttttgatacagaataaataaataaataaataaataaataaacatccatgcataaataaaaatataatgttcgtttgtgggattaacataactcaaaaaccactggacaaatttgccgccaaatttggccacaagacacctagtatcccaaggagtgaccatcactcaaaaaaatgattttatcatttgggagttgtagttgctgggatttatatgttACTTACtttgagagcattctgaactcctccaatgatggaattgaaccaaatgtggcacacagaacttccttaaccccaacagaaaacactagaagggtttagtgttcgttgaccttgagttgtggagttgtagttcacctacatccagagagcactgtggactcaaactatgttggatctggaccaaacttggcacaaatattccatatgcccaaatatgaacacagatggagtttgggaaaaatagaccttgacatttgggagttgtagttattgggatttataattcacctacaatcaaagagcatgctgaacctcaCTACCGACACAATTGGGGCAAAGTTCCCACAGAAAACctccatacttaaggccatccagtccaactcccttcaccagggcaagaaaacataatcaaagccctcctgacaaagagccatctagccatagatatagatagatatatatggctcacacacagagagctatagtatcatagatttgaaaaggacccctaaaaaaggacaattatatgttgcatgttccagagtaggcaaaccagacaatctccacatcaacactgacaaagaaacagcaagaaatactgtttacctacaagcataaagaaattacatatattagaaaccaacactttcacattactttattttccagatcaccagactgggccacagcaacgtgtggcaagggacTGCTAGTAGTAAATAGTAGTAGGAATTTCTTAGAGATAGCTTCTTCAGTCTTTTTTTAGTGAGATTTAGAAAACCTGGCTTTTAAGATGTTTCATATTGAGTGTTAAACTAGgaatttggggaaagtggaataaatattaaattgtccattgtaatctttatttgtatttattgttagctgccttggttttctatatcatggggaaaaggtgggataaaTAATCTGCTCATGTAAAGTATGCTGAACTTTATTTCTAATGGCCTTTTTGTTAGTTACCCTGCAGCATTTTTATAATCAAAATGTTTTAGAGATAGCTTTTGTGGTGTTGGAAAAGAGAAGTCCCTTTGCCAAAGGAAAATGTCATATCATTCCTCCACGTATTCAACTAAGATGACCAAAATTACATGTGAAAATTATATGTGAAACATGAACATGCTCAGATTTAGAGCTCAGGTATTCAGCCTACCTATGAAGATATTGCCCCCTTGTCCAATGAAGATGTTTTGGATATCAGTTCTCATGGTCCTTCCCATAGGCTATGTTAGATATGCAGAAAACCCAGAAAATGAGAGGTGATGCAGAGTGGGTCTACACTGAATCACTGATTTCAAGCCAATTCTTCATTAGCCCCAACAGATGTCAGTGATTGAATCTATTACATGATCTGCCATTTAGATATACCCCTTCTATGTGCTCCATTAATTAGCATTATTAATGCTGTCATTAGATGAAAGCAGTTAGGTTTTTGGAAGGTCTTTCAAAATATACTAAATTACTGTGATCTCTTGGAGTGCATTTTTGCAGTTTTTGCATTTTGCAATTTTTGTGTTGTTTACAGTTCTGTTGATTGCCCACTACTTTAGATAATTTCCTACAAAAAGTTACTGTACaaaaataaattgttgaatcatCCAAGAAAGCTTTCTCCATGTTGTGCTTCGATAGGGAGGAAAATGTTACATGAATTTGAAAGGTTGCAGCGCAGTTATGATTTTTACCACCTTAACAGTGCATAGCTGTTTGAAAATGCCTTTAGTAGACTATTCCCTTTTTGTTAAAGTATCAAACAAGGTAATTTGTAGATTTATTCATGTAAGTGTTTGCATTATCATCATAACCAATTCTTCTGACTTGCCTCTTTCAGGAGACGTTATTTGGAGATATAACAGATTCCAGTGATGAAGAAATGGATGACAATGCACAGATGCTTGAAAATATCATTGAAAACCATAGTCAGAATGAACAAACACCTGAAGTTATGCATGAAAAACATTCAGCACAGTCCTGGAGCAAACACAGCTCTTTCAGTGTCAACAGTGCAAATAGTGATCCTTGGGAATCGCCAGAAAGATTGAGCAATATAAAAAGTGAAGAGTTAATGTTGTGTTCTGACCCTTTGACAGCAAAATCAAAATACCTTAATGAGAAAGATGCCAAATCCAAGGATGAAGAAAAGTGTTCTGACTTGATGGAAATACACACAGCCACTGAAACAGTAGTGCCAAGTATAGAAAACATCAAAGAAAATTCAACTAATGTGAcagaaacaaaaaatacaattttgatgCCTGATTTAATTGATGAACAGGATCAAGAAAAAACAGTTGAGCGAATGCATGTGCAAAAAATGCCTATGAACAGCACTGTGCTTACATTTGTAGACTCTAGTGACTCCATAAACCATGAAAAGAAGGGGTTGCTAACTGCAACAATAGAAGATTATTGGCCTCAGTCTCCCAAAATAAGTGACCAGCAGCACATAGAAGAATCCAGAATTCTGGAAAAATGTAAGGATGATGTGAGTAAAGGAGGAATGGCAGAAGTTTTCTTTAAGGACACCCAACCAATATCTAATTTAGGAGAAGCAAGGTCTTTTGGTGAAAGGACCTCTGAACATTTAGCAGTGGGTGAGCAAAATACAGCAACTGAAGAACTTGGCATATTCAGAAGTAGTGAACTCTTGTTGGAACAGAAGAGGATTATCAGCGACTGTAAGTTCCTTTCTGAAACAGAACAACCTATTGAGCAAGAGATTGCTGTGGTACCATTTATGCATTCCGTTGAAAACAAGATTGATATTTCAATGAGATCACAATGCATGGAAGAAAACTGCACTGAagaaaaacacaacaaacaaaatgaaactcAAGAGGACAGGGAACATGAAGTGATGGACATAGGCTTTACAAGTTCTCAGTTAAATACTACAGAGATAGCTGAAGGCTGCAAGAAATCATTATTTCAGATAGATGAAGCAGTCCTGACTGAGAGTGAATGCAGGACTGCCTTTTCTATGTCTACTAAAAAAGAAGATAATCAGATGGAAATAGCTGGTAGCATGGTTGAGGAATGCACATCAGTGGACATAAAAAAGGAAGACTGTCTCCAATTACAACCGTTACTTGACCAAAAATATAATTGTAAATCATCTGAGGAGCATCCAGAATATGAAAGTAACAGTATGCCAACAATTCAAGCACCTGTTATGAAAGATTCTTTGTTGCCGTGTAAAGATTCCCTTGTAATAAATAATCTAGTCTTTCAAATAGAGAGTGTCCCTAGAAGTACTTCAAAACTGGGTGAGTTTGAAGGCGGAGATACAGACTCTCAATGGAAGTCCAATAGCTTTCCTGCTGTGGAGACTTCAATGGAGGGTGAATATCTGGCATCaaaaggggttgagaaggaagatGGTGAATCACTGAATACCACAGAAATGGGCACAATGCAGTCTGTTATGACAGAGGGGAATGTTTTTGAAACTGTGTGTAACAGAAGAGAGGAGACCAGTTTAATATCTGGAAATCAGCAGTATGAAGTAAATGGCACATCTCAAGAAATGTCAAATTGGAATAGTAAGGGCACTTTGTGTCATCAAAGGAAGTATGCtgtggaaaaggaggaaaagcatGAAGAGTGTTCTGTAATAAAGGAGGTGTTATTGAAGCAGAAAAAGAATGAAGATCTGGCTCAGCAAGATGCACCACAAACTGACAATGAAAGTGTTGAAACAGTTTCGCCTGCCACAATGATGGCTGCTTCTCAATCTGCTGCCGAGCCCATGGATGTCAGTGGTTCCAGTCTGGAGGTTTTCAACAGGGATGGTCCGAGCTCTGATACTGCTGCAAACACACTGCCTTCTTCCCCTGTGTGCATTACCCCTTCCACTCCTGTCAGAGAAGATAGTACTTATTTTGATCATCATGTTGCAGAATGTTGGAAGAATCAAGAGGGAAATGCTGCTGCTTCTGAGGAAAAGGAACACAAGTCCCTCGACTGTCGCAGCCCTTCTAACAATAAAGATGAAGAGTCTCTCAGTAAACCACAGGCACTGATTACTTTGAAAGGCTCTTGCAGTAGAGAAAACTACAAAGCACTGACTCCTGGGATTTCTGATCTGAATAGTTTTCACACAAAAGATGTGCTTCTAGCAAACGAAAGTGATGAGGAACCTCTTATTCCTAATAAGAAGTTGATGGAAGCATCAAAAAACAGTGCTTTAGAACATACGCTAGATGATGTTACAGCTAAAGAAACAGATAAAATGTTGAGTCATAAAAGTTGTGCAAGACTGGACACAATTAAGGTGTCAGAACATATTGTTATGGTTATGAAGTCATCTGTTTCAGTTGAGTTATCCGCAGAAGAATATTGCCCTTTGAGAAAGGTACAGCTCAAAAAAACACCTGCAGTGCCTTTGGCAAAAACGGAGTCTGTCAGAAATAGCCAGGCAAATATGGCATCTAATATGATTCTTTCAGGCGATGATCGACATGAAGTTGCACCTCAAAAAGAGAATCGGGCTCCAGGAGATGACACTGATTCCCGTGCAAACAAAACAGTGCAATGGACATGGGACCATTCATATTCAGTGGGAATGAAGTACAGTAATGAAAATGCCCCATTAAAACCCAAAACCATGATCGCAAAAGAGAAGTCAGAAGGGGGGCTAAAAGAAGAAAGTATTTCAATAATTACTCCGTCGCAGAGCCAAAAGGTAATATCTAACGGGAAAACTGTCTCCAGGAAGTCATCTGTTAGTGATTTAGAAACTAATAGTAATAAAATTACATCAGATAACAAATGCAGTGATGCTGGTTTGGGAACCTCCATAACTCAGTTACCCTTTAGTCAAGGAAAATCAAATGCTGAACAAGGCACAAGTGCTAGTTCTTTAGCACACAACACAAACTTGGAACAAAACCAGTCAACATCCCACCATGTTGATGACATTAGTAATGCATCCCATAACAAGGAATGCCACGTACAGATTAATGGAAAAACCTCTGTTGTTAAAGCCAGCTGGAATTCCATTCCGCCTGACCTGGACTCTTCCAACTGTAGCTCTAAACCAGAGAAATTAGTTTTAGAGAATGGAGTAAAGCAGATCCATATACTATCAGACGCTATCAATGTTGCTGATGTTGAAAGTGGTCATGACAGGCACTTtcggaggaagaggaaaaggcgGCATACCCTACCAGATGAAAACATTGTAGTTAGTTCAGATACTTCAACACCAACAAAGTATTATCCAATAacaaaaatcaggaaaaaaatggGCTCACCATTACCTCCATTGCTTGCCCCTCTTTTGGCTACACCACCAAGAACTGTTCAGTCCCTTTCCCCAAGAATTCCATTGTCTCGCCAGTCCTTGACATCCTCATTGGATGAACTTGGTTCTTCTTCACGTCAGAGTCCAATTCCTGCAGTTGAATTGTCACCACAGCCAGATACCCTGAAGTGCAACTCTCCTGCCCTACTGACA
Encoded here:
- the ICE1 gene encoding little elongation complex subunit 1, producing the protein MMPGETPPAASLAREAVTTCANCGALQQNLNEYVAALIALKQKIIDTDHLLTEYQQKCNELDAAKRENNTLHHQVEQMFQKISPLEKCEEELGSVKAELEEKKSSLKIYQETHLEYVRLKEEIDKSDITKRKLEIKVKKLEEAATKHIQDFKQLKAEKKVLEKQLKKAQEKIDGFPHAKRKKVLKNAETQSEEENPAASIDKEKIKLMLEELWMCISGSTGKDQISEDDCILGGSHNHSRTLGRTKMMPNSQKMKKPQGEMKSGGSFSEPCAVETTMSSLHIKSDKKSTKYNESVQTKTMETTEICNGTLCEDISLEDISLTDLSTTYMNLLSKNSEEHDEILRDMLKWVTPLPPVLSPIQLSPSTTPETLFGDITDSSDEEMDDNAQMLENIIENHSQNEQTPEVMHEKHSAQSWSKHSSFSVNSANSDPWESPERLSNIKSEELMLCSDPLTAKSKYLNEKDAKSKDEEKCSDLMEIHTATETVVPSIENIKENSTNVTETKNTILMPDLIDEQDQEKTVERMHVQKMPMNSTVLTFVDSSDSINHEKKGLLTATIEDYWPQSPKISDQQHIEESRILEKCKDDVSKGGMAEVFFKDTQPISNLGEARSFGERTSEHLAVGEQNTATEELGIFRSSELLLEQKRIISDCKFLSETEQPIEQEIAVVPFMHSVENKIDISMRSQCMEENCTEEKHNKQNETQEDREHEVMDIGFTSSQLNTTEIAEGCKKSLFQIDEAVLTESECRTAFSMSTKKEDNQMEIAGSMVEECTSVDIKKEDCLQLQPLLDQKYNCKSSEEHPEYESNSMPTIQAPVMKDSLLPCKDSLVINNLVFQIESVPRSTSKLGEFEGGDTDSQWKSNSFPAVETSMEGEYLASKGVEKEDGESLNTTEMGTMQSVMTEGNVFETVCNRREETSLISGNQQYEVNGTSQEMSNWNSKGTLCHQRKYAVEKEEKHEECSVIKEVLLKQKKNEDLAQQDAPQTDNESVETVSPATMMAASQSAAEPMDVSGSSLEVFNRDGPSSDTAANTLPSSPVCITPSTPVREDSTYFDHHVAECWKNQEGNAAASEEKEHKSLDCRSPSNNKDEESLSKPQALITLKGSCSRENYKALTPGISDLNSFHTKDVLLANESDEEPLIPNKKLMEASKNSALEHTLDDVTAKETDKMLSHKSCARLDTIKVSEHIVMVMKSSVSVELSAEEYCPLRKVQLKKTPAVPLAKTESVRNSQANMASNMILSGDDRHEVAPQKENRAPGDDTDSRANKTVQWTWDHSYSVGMKYSNENAPLKPKTMIAKEKSEGGLKEESISIITPSQSQKVISNGKTVSRKSSVSDLETNSNKITSDNKCSDAGLGTSITQLPFSQGKSNAEQGTSASSLAHNTNLEQNQSTSHHVDDISNASHNKECHVQINGKTSVVKASWNSIPPDLDSSNCSSKPEKLVLENGVKQIHILSDAINVADVESGHDRHFRRKRKRRHTLPDENIVVSSDTSTPTKYYPITKIRKKMGSPLPPLLAPLLATPPRTVQSLSPRIPLSRQSLTSSLDELGSSSRQSPIPAVELSPQPDTLKCNSPALLTTPSPFEMPVGQRILSSPLQFCATTPKHALPVPGRFPPSASVVATPPVPQENSVKILDSMYPELSARARTLSILKGIQPGRSSSVDSKNIPQPIHQISGFKEIASTSTAFVKAGTKFTSDPEQPFCKIGEAGKRTLSPTVVLKNAKRLRLDSKSSDLELEKKQLSDRVSDADAEYPTNETDDSTCGDSIQSTGGCDSKFILAVEKIDDPDSRAVTVALEKISEACFDLLPVIHSHVFVGNTSRVPVMRDEEKEVVHELCVTKKKLAEPALQAILNKLKHEKRSLNHNCIQALCRVYVGICRQLGDLERARLFCYSLLKEDFPKSARLTLFIANMWTDVFSYEGVISKAIQLVARQRARGNVLKCLSFYLKWKESAPVDIGMMVSSLILAIQLCPQMKFQFSEEYGEDLKESTWEYVFAIDLLCSHQKWCWTHDNIISKELWPIMDKWVKNRKGAGSASSSSDIIVATVLRLIGHLGQIGLREGFSSAVENISSVIGVFLQHAKEKDVAWGVQLAAAYALCDLGPSNPSKILEAIHTWEAMNTNSLPPALANAIAELGRLASVRRENGGISST